One genomic region from Oncorhynchus clarkii lewisi isolate Uvic-CL-2024 chromosome 21, UVic_Ocla_1.0, whole genome shotgun sequence encodes:
- the LOC139379068 gene encoding mitogen-activated protein kinase kinase kinase kinase 2-like isoform X5, with translation MMKECKHKNIVAYFGSYHRNTKLWICMEYCGGGSLQDIYHVTGPFKEKQIAYICRETLQGLYHLHETSKMHRDIKGANILITERGDIKLADFGVAAEISASVAKRKSFIGTPYWMAPEVAAVEKKGGYNHLCDIWAVGITAIELAELQPPMFDLHPMRALMLMSKSSFQPPRLKDKTKWSAGFQSFVKMSLIKNPRKRPSAETLLQHPFVTQLLTRNLIIELLDMANNPDLHSTHSMDDNDREDGEAAPDKIQSAGKLPRTLSEEQFDQVKFGPPLRKVTEPYPDMESSSGDDWDVSEEDTESLLECVEEALQLRSLTIKRVPSAGGGNGGRKSGLFSPSTASLPAISSFCPTLEDKDLTLGPSSSLGPDSTHTPKNFTSVLARCSATQDISRQWCRDPSVSEGGAVQAEKKKTEGVTSSCRETSLSPEWSTLRRKTNSRADCHGLPPTPHVHMGACFSKVFNGCPLTIHCAVTWILPKTRDQYLILGAEEGVYTLNLNELHEDTLEKLLPQRCTWLFVMNNVLMSVSGKSSQLYSHSLTALFEQRGHKQQKQSHLSLSTNRLTERINPRQRGKYAVTVKIPDTKGCRRCSVARNPHTDSTFLCGAVPSGLILLLWYEPLQRFLQLKHIDIRLPDSLPIFELLVLVKDEFPQLCVGVGDCAAEGGKPPSNQQLKFDIIELNGTPNSSPESTPDRTRTGAGPGAKQATQLDRDTVLIVLEKTVKIVNLQGLPSKELASELVFDFPIETLICLQDSVLAFWKHGLKGRSLHTNEVTQEITDESRVFQVLGTNRDIVLQSTPTEDPSAMTNLYILTGHESSY, from the exons ATGATGAAGGAATGTAAGCACAAGAACATTGTGGCCTATTTCGGCAGCTATCACAG GAACACAAAATTATGGATTTGCATGGAGTACTGTGGAGGGGGGTCGTTACAAGACATTTACCACG TGACTGGGCCGTTCAAGGAGAAGCAGATAGCCTATATTTGCAGAGAAACCCTCCAG GGCTTGTACCACCTGCATGAGACAAGTAAAATGCATAGGGACATAAAG GGAGCAAATATCCTCATCACAGAACGTGGAGACATCAAATTGG CCGATTTTGGAGTTGCTGCAGAGATCAGTGCTTCTGTAGCCAAGAGGAAGTCTTTTATAGGAACTCCCTACTG GATGGCACCGGAGGTGGCAGCAGTGGAGAAGAAGGGTGGGTACAACCATCTGTGTGACATCTGGGCGGTAGGCATCACGGCCATCGAGCTGGCAGAGCTCCAGCCGCCAATGTTTGACCTCCACCCTATGAG AGCCTTGATGTTGATGTCAAAAAGCAGCTTCCAGCCTCCCAGGCTCAAGGACAAGACCAAGTG GTCTGCAGGGTTCCAGAGCTTTGTGAAGATGTCCCTCATCAAGAACCCTAGGAAGAGGCCGTCGGCCGAAACTTTACTGCAG CACCCGTTTGTGACCCAGTTGCTGACCCGTAACCTGATTATTGAGCTGCTGGACATGGCCAATAACCCTGACCTCCACTCCACACACAGCATGGACGACAACGATCGGGAG GATGGAGAAGCTGCTCCTGATAAGATCCAGTCTGCAGGGAAACTCCCGAGGACCCTGTCTGAAGAGCAGT TTGACCAGGTGAAGTTTGGGCCTCCGTTGAGGAAAGTGACAGAGCCTTATCCTGATATG gAAAGCTCGTCCGGAGACGATTGGGATGTCTCAGAAGAGGACACTGA GAGCCTGTTGGAATGTGTGGAGGAAGCTCTGCAGCTGAG GAGCTTAACCATTAAGAGAGTGCCATCTGCTGGT GGGGGTAATGGTGGGAGGAAGAGTGGGTTATTCAGCCCTTCCACAGCCTCCCTGCCTGCCATCAGCTCATTCTGTCCCACCCTGGAGGACAAGGACCTCACCCTTGGCCCCAGCTCCAGCCTGGGGCCcgactccacccacacacccaaaaACTTCACGTCAG TCTTGGCCAGGTGTTCTGCAACTCAGGACATCAGCAGACAGTGGTGTAGGGACCCCAGTGTTTCTGAGGGGGGCGCCGTAcaggcagagaagaagaagacagaaGGGGTGACCTCATCATGCAgagaaacctctctctctccagagtggAGCACACTGAGGAGGAAGACGAACTCT AGAGCTGATTGCCATggactccctcctactcctcatGTTCAT ATGGGTGCCTGTTTCTCTAAAGTCTTCAATGGTTGTCCTCTGACGATCCACTGTGCTGTGACCTGGATTCTCCCTAAAACTAGAG ATCAGTATCTTATTCTGGGGGCAGAAGAGGGTGTCTACACCCTCAACCTCAACGAGCTCCATGAGGACACCCTGGAGAAG TTGCTCCCACAAAGATGTACCTGGCTGTTTGTCATGAACAATGTCCTGATGTCCGTATCAG GGAAGTCTTCCCAGCTGTACTCCCACAGTCTGACGGCTCTGTTTGAACAGAGGGGCCACAAGCAGCAGAAACAGAGTCACCTGTCCCTCAGTACCAACCGCCTCACTGAGAGGATCAACCCCAGgcagagggg GAAATATGCTGTAACTGTGAAGATACCAGACACTAAAGGCTGTCGAAGATGCAGCGTGG caagaaacccacacacagacagcacGTTCCTGTGTGGGGCTGTTCCATCAGGTCTAATTCTGCTCTTGTGGTATGAGCCTCTGCAGAGGTTCTTGCAGCTCAAG CATATAGACATACGTCTACCGGATTCGCTCCCTATCTTTGAGCTACTGGTGTTAGTGAAGGATGAGTTCCCACAACTATGCGTAGGGGTGGGGGACTGTGCTGCAGAGGGAGGGAAACCACCATCCAACCAGCAGCTGAAGTTCGACATCATAGAGTTGAACGGCACACCAAATTCTTCACCAG agAGTACGCCGGACCGGACCCGGACCGGAGCCGGACCGGGAGCCAAGCAGGCAACACAGCTGGACAGAGACACGGTTCTCATTGTACTGGAGA AGACTGTGAAGATTGTCAACCTACAAGGTCTTCCCTCCAAGGAGCTGGCTTCTGAACTTGTCTTTGACTTCCCCATTGAAACACTAA TTTGTTTACAGGACAGTGTTCTGGCTTTCTGGAAGCATGGTCTTAAAGGGAGGAGTCTTCACACAAATGAG GTCACGCAGGAAATCACAGACGAAAGCAGAGTATTCCAGGTCTTGGGGACGAACAG GGATATCGTCCTTCAGAGTACCCCCACAGAGGACCCGTCAGCCATGACCAACCTCTATATCCTGACAGGCCATGAAAGCAGctactga
- the LOC139379068 gene encoding mitogen-activated protein kinase kinase kinase kinase 2-like isoform X4 — protein MMKECKHKNIVAYFGSYHRNTKLWICMEYCGGGSLQDIYHVTGPFKEKQIAYICRETLQGLYHLHETSKMHRDIKGANILITERGDIKLADFGVAAEISASVAKRKSFIGTPYWMAPEVAAVEKKGGYNHLCDIWAVGITAIELAELQPPMFDLHPMRALMLMSKSSFQPPRLKDKTKWSAGFQSFVKMSLIKNPRKRPSAETLLQHPFVTQLLTRNLIIELLDMANNPDLHSTHSMDDNDREDGEAAPDKIQSAGKLPRTLSEEQFDQVKFGPPLRKVTEPYPDMESSSGDDWDVSEEDTESLLECVEEALQLRSLTIKRVPSAGGGNGGRKSGLFSPSTASLPAISSFCPTLEDKDLTLGPSSSLGPDSTHTPKNFTSVLARCSATQDISRQWCRDPSVSEGGAVQAEKKKTEGVTSSCRETSLSPEWSTLRRKTNSRADCHGLPPTPHVHMGACFSKVFNGCPLTIHCAVTWILPKTRDQYLILGAEEGVYTLNLNELHEDTLEKLLPQRCTWLFVMNNVLMSVSGKSSQLYSHSLTALFEQRGHKQQKQSHLSLSTNRLTERINPRQRGRKYAVTVKIPDTKGCRRCSVARNPHTDSTFLCGAVPSGLILLLWYEPLQRFLQLKHIDIRLPDSLPIFELLVLVKDEFPQLCVGVGDCAAEGGKPPSNQQLKFDIIELNGTPNSSPESTPDRTRTGAGPGAKQATQLDRDTVLIVLEKTVKIVNLQGLPSKELASELVFDFPIETLICLQDSVLAFWKHGLKGRSLHTNEVTQEITDESRVFQVLGTNRDIVLQSTPTEDPSAMTNLYILTGHESSY, from the exons ATGATGAAGGAATGTAAGCACAAGAACATTGTGGCCTATTTCGGCAGCTATCACAG GAACACAAAATTATGGATTTGCATGGAGTACTGTGGAGGGGGGTCGTTACAAGACATTTACCACG TGACTGGGCCGTTCAAGGAGAAGCAGATAGCCTATATTTGCAGAGAAACCCTCCAG GGCTTGTACCACCTGCATGAGACAAGTAAAATGCATAGGGACATAAAG GGAGCAAATATCCTCATCACAGAACGTGGAGACATCAAATTGG CCGATTTTGGAGTTGCTGCAGAGATCAGTGCTTCTGTAGCCAAGAGGAAGTCTTTTATAGGAACTCCCTACTG GATGGCACCGGAGGTGGCAGCAGTGGAGAAGAAGGGTGGGTACAACCATCTGTGTGACATCTGGGCGGTAGGCATCACGGCCATCGAGCTGGCAGAGCTCCAGCCGCCAATGTTTGACCTCCACCCTATGAG AGCCTTGATGTTGATGTCAAAAAGCAGCTTCCAGCCTCCCAGGCTCAAGGACAAGACCAAGTG GTCTGCAGGGTTCCAGAGCTTTGTGAAGATGTCCCTCATCAAGAACCCTAGGAAGAGGCCGTCGGCCGAAACTTTACTGCAG CACCCGTTTGTGACCCAGTTGCTGACCCGTAACCTGATTATTGAGCTGCTGGACATGGCCAATAACCCTGACCTCCACTCCACACACAGCATGGACGACAACGATCGGGAG GATGGAGAAGCTGCTCCTGATAAGATCCAGTCTGCAGGGAAACTCCCGAGGACCCTGTCTGAAGAGCAGT TTGACCAGGTGAAGTTTGGGCCTCCGTTGAGGAAAGTGACAGAGCCTTATCCTGATATG gAAAGCTCGTCCGGAGACGATTGGGATGTCTCAGAAGAGGACACTGA GAGCCTGTTGGAATGTGTGGAGGAAGCTCTGCAGCTGAG GAGCTTAACCATTAAGAGAGTGCCATCTGCTGGT GGGGGTAATGGTGGGAGGAAGAGTGGGTTATTCAGCCCTTCCACAGCCTCCCTGCCTGCCATCAGCTCATTCTGTCCCACCCTGGAGGACAAGGACCTCACCCTTGGCCCCAGCTCCAGCCTGGGGCCcgactccacccacacacccaaaaACTTCACGTCAG TCTTGGCCAGGTGTTCTGCAACTCAGGACATCAGCAGACAGTGGTGTAGGGACCCCAGTGTTTCTGAGGGGGGCGCCGTAcaggcagagaagaagaagacagaaGGGGTGACCTCATCATGCAgagaaacctctctctctccagagtggAGCACACTGAGGAGGAAGACGAACTCT AGAGCTGATTGCCATggactccctcctactcctcatGTTCAT ATGGGTGCCTGTTTCTCTAAAGTCTTCAATGGTTGTCCTCTGACGATCCACTGTGCTGTGACCTGGATTCTCCCTAAAACTAGAG ATCAGTATCTTATTCTGGGGGCAGAAGAGGGTGTCTACACCCTCAACCTCAACGAGCTCCATGAGGACACCCTGGAGAAG TTGCTCCCACAAAGATGTACCTGGCTGTTTGTCATGAACAATGTCCTGATGTCCGTATCAG GGAAGTCTTCCCAGCTGTACTCCCACAGTCTGACGGCTCTGTTTGAACAGAGGGGCCACAAGCAGCAGAAACAGAGTCACCTGTCCCTCAGTACCAACCGCCTCACTGAGAGGATCAACCCCAGgcagagggg CAGGAAATATGCTGTAACTGTGAAGATACCAGACACTAAAGGCTGTCGAAGATGCAGCGTGG caagaaacccacacacagacagcacGTTCCTGTGTGGGGCTGTTCCATCAGGTCTAATTCTGCTCTTGTGGTATGAGCCTCTGCAGAGGTTCTTGCAGCTCAAG CATATAGACATACGTCTACCGGATTCGCTCCCTATCTTTGAGCTACTGGTGTTAGTGAAGGATGAGTTCCCACAACTATGCGTAGGGGTGGGGGACTGTGCTGCAGAGGGAGGGAAACCACCATCCAACCAGCAGCTGAAGTTCGACATCATAGAGTTGAACGGCACACCAAATTCTTCACCAG agAGTACGCCGGACCGGACCCGGACCGGAGCCGGACCGGGAGCCAAGCAGGCAACACAGCTGGACAGAGACACGGTTCTCATTGTACTGGAGA AGACTGTGAAGATTGTCAACCTACAAGGTCTTCCCTCCAAGGAGCTGGCTTCTGAACTTGTCTTTGACTTCCCCATTGAAACACTAA TTTGTTTACAGGACAGTGTTCTGGCTTTCTGGAAGCATGGTCTTAAAGGGAGGAGTCTTCACACAAATGAG GTCACGCAGGAAATCACAGACGAAAGCAGAGTATTCCAGGTCTTGGGGACGAACAG GGATATCGTCCTTCAGAGTACCCCCACAGAGGACCCGTCAGCCATGACCAACCTCTATATCCTGACAGGCCATGAAAGCAGctactga
- the LOC139379068 gene encoding mitogen-activated protein kinase kinase kinase kinase 2-like isoform X2: protein MNKNVHVSPGAVQSVSMDTTIGVSFLDPLNDYELIHRIGTGTYGDVFKARNIRSSAMAAIKIVKLDPGDITSIQQEITMMKECKHKNIVAYFGSYHRNTKLWICMEYCGGGSLQDIYHVTGPFKEKQIAYICRETLQGLYHLHETSKMHRDIKGANILITERGDIKLADFGVAAEISASVAKRKSFIGTPYWMAPEVAAVEKKGGYNHLCDIWAVGITAIELAELQPPMFDLHPMRALMLMSKSSFQPPRLKDKTKWSAGFQSFVKMSLIKNPRKRPSAETLLQHPFVTQLLTRNLIIELLDMANNPDLHSTHSMDDNDREDGEAAPDKIQSAGKLPRTLSEEQFDQVKFGPPLRKVTEPYPDMESSSGDDWDVSEEDTESPSLLECVEEALQLRSLTIKRVPSAGGGNGGRKSGLFSPSTASLPAISSFCPTLEDKDLTLGPSSSLGPDSTHTPKNFTSVLARCSATQDISRQWCRDPSVSEGGAVQAEKKKTEGVTSSCRETSLSPEWSTLRRKTNSRADCHGLPPTPHVHMGACFSKVFNGCPLTIHCAVTWILPKTRDQYLILGAEEGVYTLNLNELHEDTLEKLLPQRCTWLFVMNNVLMSVSGKSSQLYSHSLTALFEQRGHKQQKQSHLSLSTNRLTERINPRQRGKYAVTVKIPDTKGCRRCSVARNPHTDSTFLCGAVPSGLILLLWYEPLQRFLQLKHIDIRLPDSLPIFELLVLVKDEFPQLCVGVGDCAAEGGKPPSNQQLKFDIIELNGTPNSSPESTPDRTRTGAGPGAKQATQLDRDTVLIVLEKTVKIVNLQGLPSKELASELVFDFPIETLICLQDSVLAFWKHGLKGRSLHTNEVTQEITDESRVFQVLGTNRDIVLQSTPTEDPSAMTNLYILTGHESSY from the exons ATGAATAAAAACGTGCATGTGAGTCCAGGCGCAGTTCAGTCTGTAAGCATGGATACCACTATTGGAGTCTCGTTTTTGGACCCGTTGAATGATTACGAGTTAATTCATCGTATTGGGACTGGCACGTATGGTGATGTGTTCAAG GCTCGAAACATCAGGAGTTCAGCAATGGCAGCCATCAAAATAGTCAAACTGGATCCTG GTGATATCACATCCATCCAGCAGGAGATCACTATGATGAAGGAATGTAAGCACAAGAACATTGTGGCCTATTTCGGCAGCTATCACAG GAACACAAAATTATGGATTTGCATGGAGTACTGTGGAGGGGGGTCGTTACAAGACATTTACCACG TGACTGGGCCGTTCAAGGAGAAGCAGATAGCCTATATTTGCAGAGAAACCCTCCAG GGCTTGTACCACCTGCATGAGACAAGTAAAATGCATAGGGACATAAAG GGAGCAAATATCCTCATCACAGAACGTGGAGACATCAAATTGG CCGATTTTGGAGTTGCTGCAGAGATCAGTGCTTCTGTAGCCAAGAGGAAGTCTTTTATAGGAACTCCCTACTG GATGGCACCGGAGGTGGCAGCAGTGGAGAAGAAGGGTGGGTACAACCATCTGTGTGACATCTGGGCGGTAGGCATCACGGCCATCGAGCTGGCAGAGCTCCAGCCGCCAATGTTTGACCTCCACCCTATGAG AGCCTTGATGTTGATGTCAAAAAGCAGCTTCCAGCCTCCCAGGCTCAAGGACAAGACCAAGTG GTCTGCAGGGTTCCAGAGCTTTGTGAAGATGTCCCTCATCAAGAACCCTAGGAAGAGGCCGTCGGCCGAAACTTTACTGCAG CACCCGTTTGTGACCCAGTTGCTGACCCGTAACCTGATTATTGAGCTGCTGGACATGGCCAATAACCCTGACCTCCACTCCACACACAGCATGGACGACAACGATCGGGAG GATGGAGAAGCTGCTCCTGATAAGATCCAGTCTGCAGGGAAACTCCCGAGGACCCTGTCTGAAGAGCAGT TTGACCAGGTGAAGTTTGGGCCTCCGTTGAGGAAAGTGACAGAGCCTTATCCTGATATG gAAAGCTCGTCCGGAGACGATTGGGATGTCTCAGAAGAGGACACTGAGTCACC GAGCCTGTTGGAATGTGTGGAGGAAGCTCTGCAGCTGAG GAGCTTAACCATTAAGAGAGTGCCATCTGCTGGT GGGGGTAATGGTGGGAGGAAGAGTGGGTTATTCAGCCCTTCCACAGCCTCCCTGCCTGCCATCAGCTCATTCTGTCCCACCCTGGAGGACAAGGACCTCACCCTTGGCCCCAGCTCCAGCCTGGGGCCcgactccacccacacacccaaaaACTTCACGTCAG TCTTGGCCAGGTGTTCTGCAACTCAGGACATCAGCAGACAGTGGTGTAGGGACCCCAGTGTTTCTGAGGGGGGCGCCGTAcaggcagagaagaagaagacagaaGGGGTGACCTCATCATGCAgagaaacctctctctctccagagtggAGCACACTGAGGAGGAAGACGAACTCT AGAGCTGATTGCCATggactccctcctactcctcatGTTCAT ATGGGTGCCTGTTTCTCTAAAGTCTTCAATGGTTGTCCTCTGACGATCCACTGTGCTGTGACCTGGATTCTCCCTAAAACTAGAG ATCAGTATCTTATTCTGGGGGCAGAAGAGGGTGTCTACACCCTCAACCTCAACGAGCTCCATGAGGACACCCTGGAGAAG TTGCTCCCACAAAGATGTACCTGGCTGTTTGTCATGAACAATGTCCTGATGTCCGTATCAG GGAAGTCTTCCCAGCTGTACTCCCACAGTCTGACGGCTCTGTTTGAACAGAGGGGCCACAAGCAGCAGAAACAGAGTCACCTGTCCCTCAGTACCAACCGCCTCACTGAGAGGATCAACCCCAGgcagagggg GAAATATGCTGTAACTGTGAAGATACCAGACACTAAAGGCTGTCGAAGATGCAGCGTGG caagaaacccacacacagacagcacGTTCCTGTGTGGGGCTGTTCCATCAGGTCTAATTCTGCTCTTGTGGTATGAGCCTCTGCAGAGGTTCTTGCAGCTCAAG CATATAGACATACGTCTACCGGATTCGCTCCCTATCTTTGAGCTACTGGTGTTAGTGAAGGATGAGTTCCCACAACTATGCGTAGGGGTGGGGGACTGTGCTGCAGAGGGAGGGAAACCACCATCCAACCAGCAGCTGAAGTTCGACATCATAGAGTTGAACGGCACACCAAATTCTTCACCAG agAGTACGCCGGACCGGACCCGGACCGGAGCCGGACCGGGAGCCAAGCAGGCAACACAGCTGGACAGAGACACGGTTCTCATTGTACTGGAGA AGACTGTGAAGATTGTCAACCTACAAGGTCTTCCCTCCAAGGAGCTGGCTTCTGAACTTGTCTTTGACTTCCCCATTGAAACACTAA TTTGTTTACAGGACAGTGTTCTGGCTTTCTGGAAGCATGGTCTTAAAGGGAGGAGTCTTCACACAAATGAG GTCACGCAGGAAATCACAGACGAAAGCAGAGTATTCCAGGTCTTGGGGACGAACAG GGATATCGTCCTTCAGAGTACCCCCACAGAGGACCCGTCAGCCATGACCAACCTCTATATCCTGACAGGCCATGAAAGCAGctactga
- the LOC139379068 gene encoding mitogen-activated protein kinase kinase kinase kinase 2-like isoform X1, with product MNKNVHVSPGAVQSVSMDTTIGVSFLDPLNDYELIHRIGTGTYGDVFKARNIRSSAMAAIKIVKLDPGDITSIQQEITMMKECKHKNIVAYFGSYHRNTKLWICMEYCGGGSLQDIYHVTGPFKEKQIAYICRETLQGLYHLHETSKMHRDIKGANILITERGDIKLADFGVAAEISASVAKRKSFIGTPYWMAPEVAAVEKKGGYNHLCDIWAVGITAIELAELQPPMFDLHPMRALMLMSKSSFQPPRLKDKTKWSAGFQSFVKMSLIKNPRKRPSAETLLQHPFVTQLLTRNLIIELLDMANNPDLHSTHSMDDNDREDGEAAPDKIQSAGKLPRTLSEEQFDQVKFGPPLRKVTEPYPDMESSSGDDWDVSEEDTESPSLLECVEEALQLRSLTIKRVPSAGGGNGGRKSGLFSPSTASLPAISSFCPTLEDKDLTLGPSSSLGPDSTHTPKNFTSVLARCSATQDISRQWCRDPSVSEGGAVQAEKKKTEGVTSSCRETSLSPEWSTLRRKTNSRADCHGLPPTPHVHMGACFSKVFNGCPLTIHCAVTWILPKTRDQYLILGAEEGVYTLNLNELHEDTLEKLLPQRCTWLFVMNNVLMSVSGKSSQLYSHSLTALFEQRGHKQQKQSHLSLSTNRLTERINPRQRGRKYAVTVKIPDTKGCRRCSVARNPHTDSTFLCGAVPSGLILLLWYEPLQRFLQLKHIDIRLPDSLPIFELLVLVKDEFPQLCVGVGDCAAEGGKPPSNQQLKFDIIELNGTPNSSPESTPDRTRTGAGPGAKQATQLDRDTVLIVLEKTVKIVNLQGLPSKELASELVFDFPIETLICLQDSVLAFWKHGLKGRSLHTNEVTQEITDESRVFQVLGTNRDIVLQSTPTEDPSAMTNLYILTGHESSY from the exons ATGAATAAAAACGTGCATGTGAGTCCAGGCGCAGTTCAGTCTGTAAGCATGGATACCACTATTGGAGTCTCGTTTTTGGACCCGTTGAATGATTACGAGTTAATTCATCGTATTGGGACTGGCACGTATGGTGATGTGTTCAAG GCTCGAAACATCAGGAGTTCAGCAATGGCAGCCATCAAAATAGTCAAACTGGATCCTG GTGATATCACATCCATCCAGCAGGAGATCACTATGATGAAGGAATGTAAGCACAAGAACATTGTGGCCTATTTCGGCAGCTATCACAG GAACACAAAATTATGGATTTGCATGGAGTACTGTGGAGGGGGGTCGTTACAAGACATTTACCACG TGACTGGGCCGTTCAAGGAGAAGCAGATAGCCTATATTTGCAGAGAAACCCTCCAG GGCTTGTACCACCTGCATGAGACAAGTAAAATGCATAGGGACATAAAG GGAGCAAATATCCTCATCACAGAACGTGGAGACATCAAATTGG CCGATTTTGGAGTTGCTGCAGAGATCAGTGCTTCTGTAGCCAAGAGGAAGTCTTTTATAGGAACTCCCTACTG GATGGCACCGGAGGTGGCAGCAGTGGAGAAGAAGGGTGGGTACAACCATCTGTGTGACATCTGGGCGGTAGGCATCACGGCCATCGAGCTGGCAGAGCTCCAGCCGCCAATGTTTGACCTCCACCCTATGAG AGCCTTGATGTTGATGTCAAAAAGCAGCTTCCAGCCTCCCAGGCTCAAGGACAAGACCAAGTG GTCTGCAGGGTTCCAGAGCTTTGTGAAGATGTCCCTCATCAAGAACCCTAGGAAGAGGCCGTCGGCCGAAACTTTACTGCAG CACCCGTTTGTGACCCAGTTGCTGACCCGTAACCTGATTATTGAGCTGCTGGACATGGCCAATAACCCTGACCTCCACTCCACACACAGCATGGACGACAACGATCGGGAG GATGGAGAAGCTGCTCCTGATAAGATCCAGTCTGCAGGGAAACTCCCGAGGACCCTGTCTGAAGAGCAGT TTGACCAGGTGAAGTTTGGGCCTCCGTTGAGGAAAGTGACAGAGCCTTATCCTGATATG gAAAGCTCGTCCGGAGACGATTGGGATGTCTCAGAAGAGGACACTGAGTCACC GAGCCTGTTGGAATGTGTGGAGGAAGCTCTGCAGCTGAG GAGCTTAACCATTAAGAGAGTGCCATCTGCTGGT GGGGGTAATGGTGGGAGGAAGAGTGGGTTATTCAGCCCTTCCACAGCCTCCCTGCCTGCCATCAGCTCATTCTGTCCCACCCTGGAGGACAAGGACCTCACCCTTGGCCCCAGCTCCAGCCTGGGGCCcgactccacccacacacccaaaaACTTCACGTCAG TCTTGGCCAGGTGTTCTGCAACTCAGGACATCAGCAGACAGTGGTGTAGGGACCCCAGTGTTTCTGAGGGGGGCGCCGTAcaggcagagaagaagaagacagaaGGGGTGACCTCATCATGCAgagaaacctctctctctccagagtggAGCACACTGAGGAGGAAGACGAACTCT AGAGCTGATTGCCATggactccctcctactcctcatGTTCAT ATGGGTGCCTGTTTCTCTAAAGTCTTCAATGGTTGTCCTCTGACGATCCACTGTGCTGTGACCTGGATTCTCCCTAAAACTAGAG ATCAGTATCTTATTCTGGGGGCAGAAGAGGGTGTCTACACCCTCAACCTCAACGAGCTCCATGAGGACACCCTGGAGAAG TTGCTCCCACAAAGATGTACCTGGCTGTTTGTCATGAACAATGTCCTGATGTCCGTATCAG GGAAGTCTTCCCAGCTGTACTCCCACAGTCTGACGGCTCTGTTTGAACAGAGGGGCCACAAGCAGCAGAAACAGAGTCACCTGTCCCTCAGTACCAACCGCCTCACTGAGAGGATCAACCCCAGgcagagggg CAGGAAATATGCTGTAACTGTGAAGATACCAGACACTAAAGGCTGTCGAAGATGCAGCGTGG caagaaacccacacacagacagcacGTTCCTGTGTGGGGCTGTTCCATCAGGTCTAATTCTGCTCTTGTGGTATGAGCCTCTGCAGAGGTTCTTGCAGCTCAAG CATATAGACATACGTCTACCGGATTCGCTCCCTATCTTTGAGCTACTGGTGTTAGTGAAGGATGAGTTCCCACAACTATGCGTAGGGGTGGGGGACTGTGCTGCAGAGGGAGGGAAACCACCATCCAACCAGCAGCTGAAGTTCGACATCATAGAGTTGAACGGCACACCAAATTCTTCACCAG agAGTACGCCGGACCGGACCCGGACCGGAGCCGGACCGGGAGCCAAGCAGGCAACACAGCTGGACAGAGACACGGTTCTCATTGTACTGGAGA AGACTGTGAAGATTGTCAACCTACAAGGTCTTCCCTCCAAGGAGCTGGCTTCTGAACTTGTCTTTGACTTCCCCATTGAAACACTAA TTTGTTTACAGGACAGTGTTCTGGCTTTCTGGAAGCATGGTCTTAAAGGGAGGAGTCTTCACACAAATGAG GTCACGCAGGAAATCACAGACGAAAGCAGAGTATTCCAGGTCTTGGGGACGAACAG GGATATCGTCCTTCAGAGTACCCCCACAGAGGACCCGTCAGCCATGACCAACCTCTATATCCTGACAGGCCATGAAAGCAGctactga